A window of the Bacteroidota bacterium genome harbors these coding sequences:
- a CDS encoding methyltransferase: MNFIHKGKQFNIERYPHTDNKSLKAWNAGDEYVLKYLSEKNISDKSLVVSNDKFGFLSTILSSELATSIVDYKSQEKAFIKNFEANEIDINTVKIVSPLSELSDRIDFGLIKIPKSTDLFRLYLNQIHKHLSSEGEVICSFMTKNFNKTILNIANEFFESVEQSLAWKKSRLLMLKNKKEIKDQSLLNVITYNSEKDFKQYLGVFSAKNIDYASQYFINYISINDGDNKLLDLASGNGVLGYDLRSKCKDCELHLVDDSFLAVESSKLNLENENTHFHHSDSLGIFENDYFDLVVSNPPFHFEFENNIEISLELFKGVHRVLKNNGRFQLVANLHLNYRVHLEKIFSSVEILGELDKFVVYECVK; this comes from the coding sequence ATGAATTTTATACATAAGGGGAAACAATTTAATATTGAAAGATACCCACATACAGATAATAAATCATTAAAAGCCTGGAATGCCGGAGATGAGTATGTTTTAAAATATTTGAGTGAAAAAAATATTTCAGACAAATCTTTGGTAGTCAGTAATGATAAATTTGGGTTTTTATCCACTATTTTAAGTTCTGAATTAGCTACATCTATTGTAGATTATAAGAGTCAGGAAAAAGCTTTTATTAAGAATTTCGAGGCAAATGAAATAGACATTAATACAGTAAAGATTGTTTCACCATTGAGTGAGTTGTCCGATAGGATTGATTTCGGACTTATTAAGATTCCAAAATCAACCGATCTGTTTAGATTGTATTTAAATCAAATTCACAAACATCTAAGTTCGGAAGGAGAGGTTATTTGTTCATTTATGACAAAGAATTTTAATAAAACAATATTGAATATTGCAAATGAGTTTTTTGAATCAGTTGAACAGAGTTTGGCCTGGAAAAAGTCGAGATTACTGATGTTGAAAAATAAGAAAGAGATAAAAGATCAATCTTTACTGAATGTGATTACATATAACTCTGAGAAAGATTTTAAACAGTATTTAGGCGTTTTTTCTGCAAAGAATATTGATTACGCCAGTCAATATTTTATAAATTATATTTCAATAAACGATGGCGATAACAAACTTTTGGATTTAGCATCCGGAAACGGAGTTTTAGGCTATGATTTAAGAAGTAAATGCAAAGATTGTGAACTTCATTTAGTTGATGATTCATTTCTTGCAGTTGAATCTTCAAAGCTAAATTTAGAGAACGAAAACACGCATTTTCACCACAGTGATAGTCTCGGTATATTTGAAAATGATTATTTTGATTTGGTAGTTTCGAATCCTCCTTTTCATTTTGAGTTTGAGAATAATATTGAAATATCACTTGAGTTATTTAAAGGAGTACATCGTGTTCTTAAGAATAATGGAAGATTTCAATTAGTAGCAAATTTACACCTGAACTATAGAGTTCATCTGGAAAAAATCTTTTCGAGTGTAGAAATCTTAGGAGAGCTTGATAAATTTGTTGTTTATGAGTGTGTGAAGTGA
- a CDS encoding secondary thiamine-phosphate synthase enzyme YjbQ, which translates to MIQQVEIDLPPFKRGFHIITGEIERNLGKLPASGILHVFCKHTSAGITINENADPSVLTDFESSLNSVIRENEPFYTHTLEGKDDMPAHIKASLIGNSVQIPISNNSLNLGIWQGIYICEFRNNGGSRSLVCTVYS; encoded by the coding sequence ATGATACAACAGGTTGAAATAGATCTACCTCCTTTTAAAAGAGGTTTTCATATTATCACCGGTGAAATTGAAAGGAATTTAGGGAAATTACCTGCCAGTGGAATATTACATGTTTTTTGTAAGCATACTTCTGCAGGTATCACTATTAACGAAAATGCCGATCCTTCGGTATTGACGGATTTTGAGAGTTCTCTAAATTCAGTTATTCGGGAGAATGAGCCATTCTATACTCATACTTTAGAAGGTAAAGACGATATGCCGGCACATATAAAAGCATCTTTGATAGGAAATTCTGTTCAGATTCCGATTAGTAACAATAGTTTGAATTTAGGAATCTGGCAGGGTATTTATATATGTGAATTTAGAAATAATGGAGGATCCAGAAGCTTAGTATGTACGGTTTATTCTTAG